In Leguminivora glycinivorella isolate SPB_JAAS2020 chromosome 19, LegGlyc_1.1, whole genome shotgun sequence, a single genomic region encodes these proteins:
- the LOC125236754 gene encoding uncharacterized protein LOC125236754, with protein MGKRRRRRSDDIRRKIKRLKRSLDRRHQYSEDEVSEYDSAEETYPSDYEAVSEASASDYSNTEELKSVIVPVETPDPNSAPALSTESPPTSGSAAGPSTSIPEAPPVTLPDNILEALGGTKEKEEKFGPNVPDEIAKRWGRITVEGLGKEEKEELTEKFLVPENFKLLKAPKLNAEIATVMSESSRQRDKRMEKSQNQLGLAIAGLSKLTGSLISENLDKLAIIKHIADILYLQSPSYVEEIYPAPGKLEGPTQATGFASKQAGWVPRPRPDSCSSASSADDLGQVPTIIVQERQPAATQTSLEDLPPTLEETYPGGDAIIRKAFSKQALTPQTIDIMISSLSTNSLKQYNCVLYKWWLYCKENKFDCFSVNTSVVLNFLTEQYQQGSSYSSLNTSRSALSLILGESIGKDKHVSRFLKGVYKIRPCFPKYQTTWDPNIVLNHLSTLYPNEIISLDLLTRKTVTLLALSTAQRVQTLSLIKIYNVQINEDNIKLIIDDLIKTSAPGRPMPRLIIPFFPDKIEICPARTLMAYIDITQIPRNTANTERLFLTIKKPFHNASSSTISRWIKQTLSDSGVNTDLFCAHSTRHAATSAAKRKGLSIEIIKKTAGWSGNSLVFSKFYNRPLTADTSVDNAFAEAVYNI; from the exons ATGGGAAAAAGAAGAAGACGTCGTTCGGACGATATCAGACGAAAAATAAAACGGCTTAAACGTAGCCTAGACCGCCGCCATCAATATAGTGAAGACGAAG tGTCCGAATACGACTCTGCGGAAGAAACGTATCCTTCTGACTACGAAGCAGTATCAGAAGCCTCGGCATCGGACTATTCCAACACAGAAGAGCTCAAGTCAGTAATAGTACCGGTAGAAACACCTGATCCGAATTCGGCCCCGGCTTTATCGACCGAGTCACCCCCCACCTCGGGCTCCGCCGCGGGCCCGAGCACCTCAATCCCGGAGGCGCCGCCGGTAACGCTGCCAGATAATATTTTGGAAGCTCTGGGTGGAACAAAAGAGAAAGAGGAGAAATTTGGCCCGAACGTCCCAGATGAGATCGCTAAACGTTGGGGTCGGATAACAGTTGAGGGTTTAGGTAAAGAGGAAAAGGAGGAACTTACAGAAAAGTTTTTAGTTCCCGAAAATTTCAAGCTACTCAAGGCTCCTAAACTGAACGCTGAAATCGCAACTGTGATGTCTGAGTCTTCTAGACAAAGAGACAAAAGGATGGAAAAGTCCCAAAACCAGTTAGGACTGGCTATTGCAGGTTTATCCAAGCTAACAGGTTCCTTAATCTCAGAAAACTTAGATAAACTGGCTATCATAAAACATATCGCCGAT ATCCTATACCTCCAATCCCCCTCCTACGTCGAAGAAATATACCCCGCGCCAGGGAAACTGGAGGGCCCCACCCAGGCAACAGGGTTCGCGAGCAAACAAGCTGGGTGGgtaccgcgaccgcgaccggaCTCGTGCTCCTCAGCATCCTCGGCGGACGACCTCGGACAAGTACCAACAATCATCGTACAAGAGAGACAACCGGCAGCAACGCAAACATCATTAGAG GACCTACCACCCACTCTGGAGGAAACTTACCCTGGTGGCGACGCGATTATCAGGAAAGCATTTTCTAAGCAGGCATTGACGCCGCAAACTATTGATATAATGATTTCCTCATTGTCTACAAACTCCTTAAAACAATATAATTGTGTCTTGTATAAGTGGTGGCTGTATTGTAAAGAGAATAAGTTTGATTGTTTCTCAGTCAACACATCTGTAGTattaaatttcttgactgagCAATATCAGCAGGGTTCTAGCTATTCAAGTTTAAATACCTCTCGATCAGCTTTATCTTTAATTTTAGGAGAATCAATTGGTAAAGATAAACATGTGAGTAGATTTCTAAAGGGAGTCTATAAGATAAGGCCATGTTTTCCAAAGTATCAAACAACCTGGGACCCAAATATAGTGTTAAATCATTTAAGCACTTTATATCCAAATGAGATTATAAGCCTTGATTTGTTAACACGAAAAACCGTAACTCTGCTCGCATTGTCGACTGCACAACGAGTACAGACGTTATCTTTGATTAAGATTTATAATGTACAAATCAATGAAGATAATATTAAGTTAATTATTGACGATTTAATAAAAACGTCGGCACCCGGGAGGCCAATGCCACGCCTCATTATACCGTTTTTTCCCgataaaattgaaatttgtcCAGCCAGGACATTAATGGCATATATAGATATAACTCAAATCCCTAGAAACACTGCCAATACAGAACGACTctttttaacaataaaaaagccttttcaTAACGCTAGTTCTAGTACAATTAGCCGCTGGATAAAACAGACGTTGTCTGACAGTGGCGTTAATACAGACTTGTTCTGTGCACACAGCACTAGGCACGCCGCTACCTCAGCGGCTAAACGCAAAGGTTTATCAATAGAGATAATAAAGAAAACAGCAGGCTGGTCCGGTAATTCATTAGTATTCTCAAAATTTTACAATAGACCCCTAACAGCCGACACTAGTGTCGACAATGCCTTTGCTGAAGCAGTTTATAACATCTGA